The window TAATTTTTCCATTATTACACCTCCCTATTTAAATAACGGGGGCACACTGCCCCCATCTAAATTATTTGTATAAAACATTAAAGAAGTTTCTCAACCATTTCAAGCGTATCAACAACTCTGTTAGTATAACCATACTCATTATCGTACCATGAAAAGACGTTAACTAATGTTCCACCCATAACTTTTGTAAGTGTTGCATCGAAAATACCAGAAAATCTTGTTCCTACTATATCACTGCTTACAATTGGGGCAGTGTTGTATCCAATAATGCCTTTTAACTTTCCTTCGGTTGCTTTTTTAAGTACTTCGTTAACTTCTTCAACTGTTGTTTCTTTTTCTACAACTACACTCAAATTGGTTATTGAACCATCTGGAGTTGGAACCCTTATAGCCATTCCGTCAAGTTTTCCTTTAAGTTCAGGAACAACTAATGCTACTGCTTTAGCTGCACCTGTCGTAGTTGGAATTATATTCATTGCCGCTGCTCTTGCTCTTCTTAGATCTTTATGTGGAAGATCAAGAATTCTCTGATCATTCGTATATGAATGAACAGTAATAAGGTGACCAGTAATAATTTTGAATTCATCGTTTATCACTTTCGCAATTGCCGCAATTGAATTTGTTGTACAAGATGCACATGAAATAATGTTATGTTCAGGCTTTAACTGCTCTTCATTACATCCTATAACTACAGTAATATCTTCTCCTTTTGCAGGAGCAGTAATTATTA of the Thermosipho atlanticus DSM 15807 genome contains:
- the gap gene encoding type I glyceraldehyde-3-phosphate dehydrogenase, with the translated sequence MRIAINGFGRIGRLVLRELIRRESDIEVVAINDLTNAETLAHLFKYDSVHKVLPNEVKATESSIIIDGKEIKIFAEKDPENLPWKDLGVDVVVESTGVFRKREGAEKHLKAGAKKVIITAPAKGEDITVVIGCNEEQLKPEHNIISCASCTTNSIAAIAKVINDEFKIITGHLITVHSYTNDQRILDLPHKDLRRARAAAMNIIPTTTGAAKAVALVVPELKGKLDGMAIRVPTPDGSITNLSVVVEKETTVEEVNEVLKKATEGKLKGIIGYNTAPIVSSDIVGTRFSGIFDATLTKVMGGTLVNVFSWYDNEYGYTNRVVDTLEMVEKLL